In Symmachiella dynata, the following are encoded in one genomic region:
- a CDS encoding DNA methyltransferase — protein sequence MAKKSQEKQEKELFKNKLVPAKAGSGELFEVDYDYGSEPVECLGIQFANDGARRAHFLNLLAEKLKETDFRKMPGFPLGDDEHILAMSDPPYYTACPNPFLKDFVEHHGTQYDPKTKYHREPFTADVSEGKTDSIYTAHSYHTKVPHKAIMRYLLHYTDPGDVVFDGFCGTGMTGVAAQLCGSKSAVEGLGYRVSSGGEISEERPNPEGKAVATTFSSLGARKAVLNDLAPIATFIASNYGSPVDAKALKKEGTRILSEIEDEFGWMYETLHSDGKTKGRIEYTVWSEVFSCEECGGEIVFVDEALDSKSGKVKKAFPCPHCGVESSKNNLTLLYESKFDSALDKPVPLPRRVPVAIHYSAKGSKYVKTPDDFDMDVLKRVDDLPMPTHMPMLELPDMQMRRVGRMKPANITHLHHFFLPRPSHILSALWERASQCPERRLKNMLLFFVEQAVWGMSVLNRYSPSHFSQTNRALSGVFYVASQLSEVSPWYNLEGKLKRLSSAFASHMVENGNQVITTQDLASVCLAEDSIDYIFTDPPFGENIYYSDLNILIESWHDVRTAPLQEAIVDRVKDKTLLDYQHLMSECFKNYCRVLKPGRWMTVEFHNSRNSVWNAIQEALENAGFVVADVRTLDKKQGSFQQVVSGNTVKRDLIISAYKPNGGLENRFKEKAGTEDGAWDFVNTHLNQLPVFVVKAGKIEPVAERQGNLLFDRMVAFHVQRGVSVPLSSAEFRAELYQKFPERDGMHFLPEQVEEYDRKRMTVEKVAQLELFVSDEASAIQWLKQQLKQKPQSFQELQPQFMKEVAGWEKHERTLELSELLDQNFLCYDDKDDVPSQIHGYLSSNFKDVRNLPKGDPKLKAKAKGRWYVPDPRKEVDLEKIRHRALMKEFNEYREATKKKLKTVRTEALRAGFKECWQKNDYKAIVEMAERVREEIIQEDPALLMYYDNAVMLSGE from the coding sequence ATGGCAAAGAAGTCACAAGAGAAGCAGGAAAAAGAACTGTTCAAGAATAAGCTCGTTCCAGCGAAGGCAGGGTCGGGCGAGCTTTTTGAAGTGGACTATGACTACGGCTCAGAGCCAGTCGAATGCCTTGGGATTCAATTCGCAAACGACGGCGCAAGACGAGCCCACTTCCTCAACTTGCTGGCAGAAAAATTGAAGGAGACGGATTTTCGGAAGATGCCCGGATTCCCACTTGGAGATGACGAGCACATCCTTGCGATGTCTGATCCACCGTACTACACGGCGTGTCCGAATCCGTTCTTGAAAGACTTCGTTGAGCATCACGGAACTCAATACGACCCCAAAACCAAATATCACCGGGAGCCGTTTACCGCAGATGTCAGTGAAGGGAAGACGGACTCGATCTACACCGCACACTCATACCACACCAAGGTGCCGCACAAAGCGATCATGCGGTATTTGCTCCACTACACCGATCCGGGCGATGTCGTTTTCGATGGTTTCTGCGGCACGGGGATGACAGGTGTTGCTGCTCAATTGTGTGGGAGCAAGAGTGCCGTCGAGGGCCTCGGTTATCGAGTCTCCAGCGGCGGCGAGATTTCTGAGGAGAGACCGAACCCCGAAGGAAAAGCCGTTGCAACAACCTTCTCGTCTCTCGGCGCAAGAAAAGCAGTGCTTAACGATCTTGCGCCGATTGCAACGTTCATTGCCTCAAACTACGGCAGTCCCGTTGACGCCAAAGCATTGAAGAAGGAGGGCACTCGCATACTCAGCGAGATTGAAGACGAGTTCGGCTGGATGTACGAGACGTTGCACTCGGATGGCAAGACAAAGGGACGTATCGAATACACAGTGTGGAGTGAAGTCTTTTCATGTGAAGAATGTGGCGGTGAGATTGTCTTCGTTGACGAGGCATTGGATAGCAAATCGGGCAAAGTAAAGAAAGCGTTTCCATGTCCTCACTGCGGCGTTGAGTCAAGCAAGAACAACCTGACGCTACTCTATGAATCTAAATTCGATAGTGCCTTGGATAAACCAGTCCCGCTTCCGAGACGTGTACCGGTTGCAATCCACTACTCGGCGAAGGGCTCGAAATACGTAAAAACACCTGACGACTTCGACATGGATGTGTTAAAGCGAGTTGATGATCTTCCGATGCCGACGCACATGCCGATGCTTGAGTTACCGGATATGCAGATGCGTCGTGTTGGCCGAATGAAACCAGCAAACATAACTCATCTCCACCACTTCTTCCTTCCTCGTCCTTCACACATTCTATCGGCACTATGGGAGCGAGCATCCCAATGCCCTGAGCGACGGCTAAAGAACATGCTCTTGTTCTTCGTTGAACAAGCTGTCTGGGGGATGTCCGTATTGAATCGATATAGCCCGTCGCACTTTTCGCAGACAAACCGTGCATTGAGCGGTGTCTTCTATGTTGCATCGCAGCTTTCTGAAGTGTCACCGTGGTACAACTTGGAAGGCAAGTTGAAGCGTCTCAGTAGCGCTTTCGCATCGCACATGGTTGAAAACGGAAATCAGGTAATCACTACACAAGACTTGGCATCCGTCTGCCTTGCCGAAGACAGCATTGACTACATTTTCACTGATCCTCCATTTGGTGAGAATATCTATTATTCGGACCTGAACATCCTCATCGAATCGTGGCACGACGTGAGAACTGCGCCATTGCAAGAGGCTATCGTTGACCGTGTGAAAGATAAGACGCTCCTCGACTACCAGCATTTGATGAGTGAGTGTTTCAAAAACTACTGTCGAGTCCTGAAGCCGGGAAGGTGGATGACTGTCGAGTTTCATAACTCTCGGAACAGCGTGTGGAATGCGATTCAGGAGGCACTTGAGAATGCCGGTTTTGTGGTTGCGGACGTTCGGACGTTGGACAAGAAGCAGGGTTCATTCCAGCAAGTTGTGAGCGGTAATACCGTAAAGCGAGACTTAATTATCTCTGCATACAAACCAAACGGTGGCTTGGAGAATCGATTCAAAGAGAAGGCTGGAACCGAGGATGGAGCATGGGACTTCGTAAACACACACTTGAACCAGTTACCGGTGTTCGTGGTCAAAGCGGGAAAAATAGAGCCAGTTGCCGAACGTCAAGGAAACCTTCTGTTTGACCGAATGGTGGCTTTTCATGTTCAGCGGGGCGTATCGGTGCCACTTTCCTCAGCCGAGTTCCGTGCAGAGCTTTACCAAAAGTTTCCAGAACGAGATGGAATGCACTTCCTCCCAGAGCAGGTGGAGGAGTACGACCGCAAGCGAATGACCGTTGAGAAGGTTGCTCAGCTTGAGTTGTTCGTCAGCGATGAAGCCAGTGCGATTCAATGGCTGAAGCAGCAACTCAAGCAAAAGCCGCAGTCGTTTCAAGAGCTTCAGCCACAGTTCATGAAAGAAGTTGCTGGCTGGGAAAAACACGAACGAACTCTCGAACTCTCAGAGCTACTGGATCAGAACTTTCTCTGCTATGACGACAAGGATGACGTGCCCAGCCAAATTCATGGATACCTGTCGAGCAACTTCAAGGATGTTCGTAATCTGCCCAAAGGCGATCCCAAGCTGAAAGCCAAAGCCAAAGGTCGTTGGTATGTGCCCGATCCTCGAAAGGAAGTGGACTTGGAGAAAATTCGGCACCGGGCGTTGATGAAAGAATTCAACGAGTACCGAGAAGCGACCAAAAAGAAGCTCAAGACCGTCCGAACAGAAGCGTTGCGAGCAGGTTTCAAGGAGTGTTGGCAGAAGAACGACTACAAGGCCATTGTCGAGATGGCTGAGCGTGTGCGTGAGGAAATCATCCAAGAAGACCCAGCACTGCTGATGTACTACGACAACGCCGTGATGCTAAGTGGGGAGTGA
- a CDS encoding DEAD/DEAH box helicase, producing MGAKSLSDKLCVGSWAFSQEYRESVRILESQTIWDHTSYLVWRPNAEAVAWVTADRLSPIDEPRLQSFDNLLYRVGAARVVEGLAEDVLLAPLEAGVIPLPHQLAALSRAMSGDKVRYLFADEVGLGKTIEAGLVIRELKLRGLVKRVLVVAPKGLVTQWVQEMRTHFHEDFQLLSPSDFSAYRHLVGDDNIWHRFDQVVCPVDSVKPLEKRRGWNRERIERHNQERIGDLIAAGWDLIVIDEAHRLGGSSDTVARYKLGKALADAAPYLLLLSATPHQGKTESFHRLMSLLDQDAFPDIGSIKHENVAPFVVRTEKRNAINDRGEPLFMPRSTRLVTVKWQEKHALQEQLYEAVTEYVRQGYNQAMRDNRQYLGFLMILMQRLVTSSTRAIASALERRIGILQSTTITEDDLSDGSSDWFSEDSQEQMEELLASKIAGLHNEREEVKLLLDTAKRCQAQGPDARAEALLDLLYKTGQEENDPELKFLIFTEFVPTQQMLAELLTSHGFKTVCLNGSLDLDSRQRVQEDFSKEARILVSTDAGGEGLNLQFAHVVVNYDLPWNPMRIEQRIGRVDRIGQKHLVKAFNLIFEDSVELRVHEVLEEKLKIIYAEFGVDKTGDVLDSAESGADFERVFAKAIVNPDGIEQNVDNLMMQVRERAEDEQSGKSLYEKSSLDAKLASLYVNHPMPYWIERMTTSYLQAEGGRVEKKLFAYDLTWPDGEEMNDICFFGREAQDKGLNHVSLENSKLRALVELLPRAVAGEPIPKLTIGGLSAKIVGFWSLWQVALRSSEGNPSIGSGHVRILPLFTNNEGRTFLPTARTIWENLLQGGPKIEETGTIEGEASQAAFGQLRQEAEKHGENLFGELHTHHQENIRSEREKGRYAFHVRRQALNRIGLPEVRQFRIRKLDEEEREWTAALTRRERVFPELQPVCVLFVEASDG from the coding sequence ATGGGTGCTAAATCGCTCAGTGACAAACTTTGCGTTGGCTCTTGGGCGTTCAGCCAAGAGTATCGTGAGTCTGTGCGCATACTTGAATCGCAAACGATCTGGGATCACACCAGCTATCTCGTCTGGCGTCCGAATGCAGAGGCTGTTGCCTGGGTCACGGCAGATCGACTTTCGCCAATCGACGAACCACGGTTGCAGTCGTTCGACAACCTGTTGTATCGAGTGGGAGCAGCACGAGTTGTTGAGGGACTGGCTGAAGATGTATTGCTCGCTCCACTGGAAGCGGGCGTCATTCCTTTGCCGCACCAGTTGGCGGCGCTGTCCAGAGCCATGTCTGGCGACAAGGTGCGATACCTGTTCGCCGATGAAGTTGGCCTTGGTAAGACCATTGAAGCTGGCTTGGTAATTCGAGAACTCAAACTGCGTGGTCTCGTCAAACGAGTGCTGGTGGTTGCTCCCAAGGGATTAGTGACGCAGTGGGTTCAGGAAATGCGAACTCACTTTCACGAAGATTTTCAATTACTGTCGCCCAGTGACTTCTCGGCCTATCGCCATTTGGTTGGCGACGACAACATCTGGCACAGGTTCGATCAGGTGGTCTGTCCGGTTGATTCCGTGAAACCTTTGGAGAAGCGCCGAGGCTGGAATCGAGAACGCATCGAGCGACACAATCAGGAACGCATCGGCGACCTGATCGCTGCTGGTTGGGACTTGATTGTTATTGATGAAGCGCATCGTCTGGGTGGAAGCAGCGATACCGTCGCCCGCTACAAACTCGGCAAGGCGCTTGCCGATGCGGCTCCCTATCTGCTGCTGTTGTCGGCCACACCGCATCAGGGAAAGACCGAGAGCTTTCATCGGTTGATGTCGCTGCTGGATCAGGATGCCTTTCCCGATATCGGTTCAATCAAACACGAGAACGTCGCCCCGTTTGTCGTTCGCACCGAAAAGCGAAACGCCATCAATGACCGTGGCGAGCCTTTGTTCATGCCTCGTTCGACTCGGCTTGTGACGGTGAAGTGGCAGGAGAAGCACGCTCTTCAAGAACAGCTATACGAAGCTGTCACCGAGTATGTCCGCCAAGGTTACAACCAAGCGATGAGGGATAATCGACAGTATCTTGGTTTCCTGATGATTCTGATGCAGCGACTTGTCACCAGCAGCACACGAGCCATAGCCTCGGCTTTGGAACGGCGCATTGGAATTCTGCAATCGACCACGATCACAGAAGATGATCTCAGCGACGGGTCAAGCGACTGGTTCAGCGAGGACAGTCAGGAGCAGATGGAGGAACTGCTGGCTTCCAAGATCGCCGGACTGCATAACGAACGTGAGGAAGTAAAGCTGCTTTTGGATACGGCGAAGCGTTGTCAGGCTCAGGGGCCGGACGCACGGGCCGAGGCTCTGCTCGATCTGCTTTACAAGACTGGTCAGGAAGAGAACGATCCCGAGCTAAAGTTTCTGATCTTCACCGAATTCGTGCCGACTCAGCAGATGCTGGCGGAGCTACTCACGTCACATGGATTCAAAACAGTCTGCCTAAATGGTTCGCTCGATCTCGATTCACGCCAACGTGTTCAAGAGGACTTTTCTAAGGAAGCACGCATTCTGGTATCGACCGATGCCGGTGGTGAAGGATTGAATCTGCAATTTGCTCACGTGGTCGTTAACTACGACTTGCCGTGGAATCCCATGCGGATTGAACAGCGGATCGGCCGAGTTGACCGCATCGGCCAGAAGCACCTCGTGAAAGCCTTCAATCTGATCTTTGAGGATAGTGTGGAACTTCGCGTCCACGAGGTGCTCGAAGAGAAGTTGAAGATCATCTACGCTGAATTCGGAGTAGACAAGACCGGCGATGTGCTCGATTCTGCCGAGAGCGGTGCGGACTTTGAGCGAGTGTTTGCCAAGGCCATCGTGAATCCAGATGGGATCGAACAGAATGTCGATAATCTCATGATGCAGGTCCGGGAACGGGCTGAAGACGAGCAGTCTGGAAAATCGCTTTATGAGAAATCATCACTCGATGCAAAGCTGGCATCGCTCTACGTGAATCATCCGATGCCGTACTGGATCGAACGGATGACGACTTCGTACCTCCAAGCCGAAGGCGGTCGAGTCGAGAAGAAGCTGTTTGCCTACGACCTAACGTGGCCGGACGGCGAAGAGATGAACGACATCTGCTTCTTCGGTCGTGAGGCACAGGACAAAGGGCTGAATCACGTCAGCTTGGAAAATTCCAAACTGCGGGCACTGGTCGAACTTCTGCCACGTGCCGTCGCCGGTGAACCGATCCCAAAGCTTACGATTGGCGGACTGTCGGCGAAGATTGTGGGCTTTTGGTCACTGTGGCAGGTGGCTTTAAGAAGTAGCGAAGGGAATCCCAGCATCGGCAGCGGCCATGTGCGAATCCTACCATTGTTCACCAACAATGAAGGTCGCACGTTTCTGCCAACAGCACGAACGATCTGGGAAAACCTACTGCAAGGTGGACCCAAAATCGAAGAAACGGGCACCATCGAAGGCGAAGCGAGCCAAGCCGCCTTCGGGCAACTGCGACAAGAAGCGGAAAAGCACGGCGAGAATCTGTTTGGTGAATTGCACACGCATCATCAGGAGAACATTCGCAGCGAACGTGAGAAAGGACGCTACGCCTTTCATGTTCGTCGGCAGGCGTTGAATCGAATTGGCCTGCCGGAAGTTCGGCAGTTTCGGATTCGCAAGCTGGACGAAGAAGAACGGGAATGGACCGCCGCACTGACTCGGCGAGAACGGGTGTTCCCGGAACTCCAGCCTGTCTGTGTCCTCTTCGTGGAGGCATCCGATGGCTGA
- a CDS encoding RNA-binding domain-containing protein — protein sequence MNLEQLQRMLDGHEWDDVEFKEARRAVPDKIYRSVSAFSNTAGGWVVFGVKDDDGNLSVVGVVTVDRVQNDFITALRSANKMSRRIELEAELLDHEDGTVLAFYIPEVSRDDKPVHLKGDWRESYIRRGASDLKCSEEELRRFIRDAAQERPDGDIVELPPDRCFDDDALKWYRREFDKRKTGHEDKSQVEFLHEWGLVVEKDGQLKPTVASILLFGTGAALRQVLPRPIVDVQWIDAECDEEQPDERWYDRIVVEENLIKSWKELIEGYRKNSPEKFEIDPDTLQRTNATPDYITFREAAINVLLHQDYADHARKPSIKFYRDVWVFSNPGDAFSTDEELLQPGDKPVRNPLIVNAFRRIGLSEQAGTGLREILKSWRQLGFDRPKINNDKADKKFELTTPRWELVTDEQLVMQAMLGVDLNEHEASAFALAIRSGELDLLGVKTVTGLLTTDAEQIMNRLVVQRLVTPTREGEVKHVLLAEHLRERFSKDDAGVLSEEQWSVIDLCDVPQSLTNLIDVMNVETSRQQFRRRQIAPLLDSGILKLTQPDTPSHPNQKYVLTIIGVDLKARRLNRKKEGG from the coding sequence GTGAACCTGGAACAACTTCAACGAATGCTGGACGGTCACGAGTGGGATGATGTCGAGTTCAAGGAAGCTCGGCGTGCCGTGCCCGATAAAATCTACCGGTCGGTTTCCGCCTTCTCGAATACGGCAGGTGGTTGGGTAGTCTTTGGAGTGAAGGACGACGACGGGAATCTGAGCGTAGTGGGTGTCGTAACTGTTGACAGAGTGCAAAACGACTTCATTACCGCTCTGCGGAGCGCAAATAAGATGAGCCGTCGCATTGAATTGGAAGCTGAATTGCTCGATCACGAAGACGGAACGGTACTCGCCTTCTACATTCCAGAAGTCAGCCGAGACGACAAGCCTGTTCATCTGAAGGGTGACTGGCGGGAGTCATACATCCGACGTGGCGCATCGGACTTGAAGTGTTCCGAAGAGGAACTGCGTCGATTCATTCGAGATGCAGCCCAAGAACGACCTGACGGCGACATTGTTGAATTGCCCCCGGATCGGTGCTTCGATGATGACGCATTGAAATGGTATCGGCGTGAATTCGACAAGCGCAAGACAGGCCATGAAGATAAGTCGCAAGTGGAGTTTCTACATGAGTGGGGACTCGTGGTTGAGAAGGATGGCCAACTCAAGCCAACGGTTGCTTCGATCCTGCTATTTGGAACCGGTGCCGCCTTACGACAGGTTCTGCCGAGGCCGATTGTCGATGTCCAGTGGATCGACGCTGAGTGTGACGAAGAGCAACCGGATGAAAGATGGTATGACCGCATCGTTGTTGAAGAGAACCTAATCAAGTCGTGGAAGGAATTGATCGAAGGCTACAGGAAGAACAGTCCTGAGAAGTTCGAGATCGACCCGGATACACTTCAACGCACCAACGCTACGCCCGATTACATTACCTTTCGTGAAGCAGCCATAAATGTCCTGTTGCATCAAGACTACGCAGACCATGCTCGAAAACCGTCGATCAAGTTCTACCGAGACGTTTGGGTCTTCTCAAATCCGGGAGATGCGTTCTCGACTGACGAGGAATTGCTTCAGCCCGGCGACAAACCGGTACGAAACCCCCTGATCGTCAACGCTTTCCGCCGTATCGGGTTGAGTGAGCAGGCAGGTACGGGGCTCCGAGAGATTCTCAAGAGTTGGCGGCAGCTTGGGTTCGACCGGCCTAAGATCAACAACGACAAAGCCGACAAGAAGTTTGAACTGACTACTCCTCGGTGGGAGCTTGTGACGGACGAGCAACTTGTCATGCAAGCAATGCTGGGTGTTGACCTGAATGAGCACGAAGCAAGTGCGTTTGCTTTGGCGATACGGTCTGGGGAGCTAGACCTACTTGGTGTGAAGACGGTCACGGGACTTCTTACTACCGATGCTGAACAAATCATGAACCGTTTGGTCGTCCAACGGCTTGTTACGCCAACTCGTGAAGGAGAAGTCAAGCATGTTCTCTTAGCTGAGCACTTGCGTGAACGGTTCTCCAAGGACGACGCTGGAGTTCTATCCGAAGAGCAATGGTCCGTCATCGATCTGTGCGATGTACCGCAATCACTTACGAATTTGATAGACGTGATGAATGTCGAGACGAGCCGCCAGCAGTTTCGCAGACGACAGATCGCACCTTTGCTCGACAGCGGGATTCTCAAGCTGACCCAACCTGACACTCCGAGTCACCCAAATCAGAAGTACGTGCTCACCATAATTGGCGTCGATTTGAAAGCTCGCCGGTTGAATCGCAAAAAGGAAGGAGGCTGA
- the pglZ gene encoding BREX-3 system phosphatase PglZ, whose translation MADWRKTILKEFKKEIYRLTLVSDPDGLLTEEQMLTEIKQRGFDLIPFEDSVAFRYAYESKYRSIWDRGEKTELVVVLRNEDDLQQLPYDLLKAGRKLEFSLDKLFPNLNYPVLKALDRSLLDPLFDAYEQDHESTLGRKATSDFVLRWCFGIERSMIGTAADLAVALLKLHRSGRILPMVLSEHLVENLKVKYVGWELDDFLSNQSLFLQFVQKQWQHLIESFDGASEATLQVHESHASFGWSDSADLLLIPFDHPEVQAYVDTLFLEGLLNPINCKSKAAVPQWAHVGVKHDPVADSLKRYAKLVEQTETGIPKGSASHSDWQKFARAWAEAVVLRWEIDEHIESTARNRWHNLHVQVECRFADWMKERFGSLYNLPSLPNPVMVHHVPHYLVSVRNNESLRKLALVVMDGLALDQWLILRRLIQEQRATWRLEETNVFAWVPSLTSISRQSIFAAQPPMYFAKSMHDTSPEPRHWKRFWEDQGVAADLVHYAKKVTSGETESLDKCLANSNESIVGIVVNTVDEIMHGEKQGAAGMHDAVRLEAKRVISLLDRLIGEGYEVFMTADHGNIAAKGVGKPDDGVLPEVTGKRARLYESDSLRAQAKADIPASLEWSGVGLPSDRFALLPEGLSAFTFKDKNVVSHGGIALEEIIVPFVRFCKEEE comes from the coding sequence ATGGCTGACTGGCGCAAGACGATTCTGAAAGAGTTCAAAAAGGAAATCTACCGACTCACTCTGGTTTCCGACCCGGACGGTTTGCTGACCGAAGAGCAAATGCTGACGGAGATCAAACAGCGTGGGTTTGATCTGATTCCCTTTGAGGATTCTGTCGCTTTTCGCTACGCCTACGAGTCGAAGTACCGCTCGATCTGGGATCGTGGAGAGAAAACAGAACTGGTCGTCGTCCTTCGCAACGAAGACGATCTTCAGCAGTTGCCGTATGACTTGCTGAAGGCCGGTCGGAAGCTGGAATTCAGTCTCGACAAACTGTTTCCAAACCTGAACTACCCGGTGCTGAAGGCATTGGATCGGTCACTGCTTGATCCGCTATTCGACGCCTACGAACAGGACCATGAATCGACGCTGGGACGGAAAGCGACCAGCGATTTTGTGCTCCGTTGGTGTTTTGGCATCGAGCGGAGCATGATCGGCACGGCGGCTGATCTGGCCGTCGCCCTGTTGAAGTTGCACCGTAGCGGTCGGATATTGCCCATGGTTCTAAGCGAACATCTGGTCGAGAATCTGAAGGTTAAGTATGTAGGCTGGGAACTCGACGACTTTTTGTCCAATCAATCTTTGTTCCTTCAGTTCGTTCAGAAGCAGTGGCAGCACCTCATCGAATCATTTGACGGTGCTAGCGAGGCGACTCTACAGGTTCACGAATCGCATGCTAGCTTTGGATGGTCGGATTCGGCAGACTTGTTGTTGATTCCATTCGATCATCCTGAAGTACAAGCCTACGTTGATACGCTGTTCCTCGAAGGGCTCCTCAATCCCATCAACTGCAAATCTAAGGCGGCAGTGCCTCAGTGGGCTCATGTCGGCGTTAAACATGATCCTGTGGCTGATTCATTGAAGCGTTATGCGAAACTTGTCGAGCAGACCGAGACCGGCATCCCGAAAGGTTCTGCTTCGCATTCCGACTGGCAGAAGTTTGCTCGCGCGTGGGCTGAAGCTGTTGTGCTCCGTTGGGAAATCGACGAGCACATCGAAAGCACCGCCCGTAATCGCTGGCACAACCTGCACGTTCAGGTCGAGTGTCGATTCGCCGACTGGATGAAAGAACGTTTCGGGAGTCTCTACAACCTGCCGTCTCTTCCGAATCCTGTTATGGTTCACCATGTTCCTCATTATCTCGTCTCTGTGAGGAATAACGAGTCATTGAGGAAGCTGGCCTTGGTCGTGATGGATGGGCTGGCACTGGATCAGTGGCTGATCCTGCGTCGATTGATTCAGGAACAACGTGCGACGTGGCGACTCGAAGAGACGAATGTGTTTGCTTGGGTGCCATCGCTCACGTCGATTTCTCGCCAATCGATCTTTGCGGCTCAGCCGCCGATGTACTTCGCCAAATCGATGCACGATACCAGCCCTGAACCACGTCACTGGAAACGGTTTTGGGAGGATCAGGGGGTCGCCGCCGATTTGGTACACTATGCGAAGAAGGTTACATCTGGTGAAACGGAGAGTCTGGATAAGTGCCTTGCCAACTCGAACGAGTCAATCGTCGGCATCGTAGTCAACACCGTTGACGAGATCATGCACGGCGAGAAGCAAGGAGCGGCAGGGATGCACGATGCCGTTCGACTCGAAGCCAAACGGGTGATTTCGCTTTTGGACCGGCTGATAGGTGAAGGCTACGAAGTCTTTATGACAGCCGATCACGGCAACATTGCTGCCAAGGGTGTCGGCAAGCCCGACGATGGTGTGTTGCCGGAAGTCACGGGCAAGCGTGCCCGGCTTTACGAAAGTGATTCGCTTCGAGCACAGGCCAAGGCGGACATTCCAGCGAGTCTGGAGTGGTCTGGTGTTGGTCTACCGTCCGACCGCTTCGCTTTGTTGCCGGAAGGATTGTCGGCATTTACGTTCAAAGACAAAAATGTGGTATCGCATGGCGGTATTGCTCTGGAGGAAATCATCGTTCCGTTTGTTCGGTTCTGTAAGGAGGAAGAATGA